One region of Podospora bellae-mahoneyi strain CBS 112042 chromosome 1 map unlocalized CBS112042p_1.2, whole genome shotgun sequence genomic DNA includes:
- the NdufA8 gene encoding ndufa8, NADH-ubiquinone oxidoreductase complex I 19kd subunit (EggNog:ENOG503P1YB; COG:C) produces MAARKPTFNQQILIDPTPLPDSIPKVKEVGASSAPLLSAAFFIGARCKDYNDDYMQCKTENPGKGEFECLKEGRRVTRCARSVIEDINKSCLEQFRAHWTCLENNNHQLWQCRPDEWKLNKCVFDNLKLEKVIPDQPKQSTPVHLRQKQIYAHSPVPAWEKPFIAEKSQSS; encoded by the exons ATGGCAGCCAGAAAACCCAC CTTCAACCAGCAGATCCTCATCGACCCGACGCCGCTGCCAGATTCGATCCCCAAAGTCAAGGAGGTCGGCGCCAGCTCTGCCCCTCTTCTCTCGGCTGCTTTCTTCATCGGCGCGCGGTGCAAGGACTACAATGATGACTACATGCAATGCAAGACTGAGAACCCCGGAAAGGGCGAGTTTGAGTGCCTGAAGGAGGGGCGGCGGGTTACCAGATGCGCCCGGAGCGT CATCGAGGATATCAACAAGTCATGCCTGGAGCAGTTCCGCGCCCACTGGACATGTCTcgagaacaacaaccatcagCTTTGGCAGTGCCGCCCCGATGAGTGGAAGCTGAACAAGTGTGTTTTCGACAACCTG AAGCTCGAGAAGGTCATTCCTGACCAGCCCAAGCAGTCAACACCCGTCCACCTCAGACAGAAGCAGATCTATGCCCACTCACCGGTCCCGGCGTGGGAGAAGCCATTCATTGCTGAGAAGTCCCAGTCCTCCTAA